A DNA window from Actinomadura coerulea contains the following coding sequences:
- a CDS encoding ROK family transcriptional regulator translates to MPRPVTRPATGGDMLRLIREDGVATRAELGRITGLSRPAVASRVAALIRRGLVVERADGPSTGGRPPARLEFNAAGGAVLLANLGQSRGQLAVCDLAGATLARADGPPAEVSPGKTLPRLFEQWDSLLAESGADPSSIRGVGLGVPDAVEHVAGSWDAVEIGAPIAERFGVPAYLDNEVNAAALGEHQAHPGVGDMLFVKVSTGIGAGIIAGGRIQRGALGAAGEIGHIPVPAPGEAPCRCGNVNCVEAVAGGTALLARSPAEDLPALAALARAGDPATVALLRDAGRRIGEVVATAVNLLNPAVVVLGGDLAGADEPLIAGVREIVYQRATVLATRDLRIEPSRLGESAGLTGCAAMVLDRILSPDAVDAAAGA, encoded by the coding sequence ATGCCCCGCCCCGTCACCCGCCCGGCCACCGGCGGCGACATGCTGCGCCTGATCCGCGAGGACGGCGTGGCCACCCGCGCCGAGCTCGGCCGCATCACCGGGCTGTCCCGGCCCGCCGTGGCGTCCCGCGTCGCGGCCCTGATCCGGCGCGGCCTGGTGGTCGAGCGCGCCGACGGGCCGTCCACGGGCGGGCGCCCCCCGGCCCGGCTGGAGTTCAACGCGGCGGGCGGCGCCGTCCTGCTCGCCAACCTCGGCCAGTCCCGCGGCCAGCTCGCCGTCTGCGACCTCGCCGGGGCGACCCTGGCCCGCGCCGACGGGCCCCCGGCGGAGGTGAGCCCGGGCAAGACGCTCCCGCGGCTGTTCGAGCAGTGGGACTCCCTCCTCGCCGAGTCCGGCGCCGACCCGTCGAGCATCCGCGGCGTCGGGCTCGGAGTCCCCGACGCCGTCGAGCACGTGGCCGGGAGCTGGGACGCGGTGGAGATCGGCGCCCCCATCGCCGAGCGCTTCGGCGTCCCCGCCTACCTCGACAACGAGGTCAACGCCGCCGCCCTCGGCGAGCACCAGGCCCACCCCGGGGTCGGCGACATGCTGTTCGTGAAGGTCTCGACCGGGATCGGCGCGGGCATCATCGCGGGCGGCCGGATCCAGCGCGGCGCCCTCGGCGCGGCCGGGGAGATCGGCCACATCCCCGTGCCCGCCCCCGGCGAGGCCCCGTGCCGCTGCGGCAACGTGAACTGCGTCGAGGCGGTCGCCGGCGGCACCGCCCTGCTGGCCCGCTCCCCCGCCGAGGACCTGCCCGCCCTGGCGGCACTGGCCCGGGCCGGCGACCCCGCGACCGTCGCCCTGCTCCGCGACGCCGGCCGCCGCATCGGCGAGGTCGTCGCCACCGCGGTCAACCTCCTCAACCCCGCGGTCGTCGTCCTCGGCGGCGACCTGGCGGGCGCGGACGAACCCCTGATCGCGGGCGTGCGCGAGATCGTCTACCAGCGCGCCACGGTGCTGGCGACCCGCGACCTGCGCATCGAACCGAGCCGCCTCGGCGAGAGCGCGGGCCTGACCGGCTGCGCCGCCATGGTTCTGGACCGCATCCTGTCCCCCGACGCCGTCGACGCGGCCGCCGGCGCCTGA
- the hpnH gene encoding adenosyl-hopene transferase HpnH — translation MAMPLRQSLRVGGYVLRNKLAGRTRYPLIMELEPLFACNLACAGCGKIQHPADVLKQRMPVEQAVAAVRECGAPMVSIAGGEPLMHPRIGELVAELVRMKRYVFLCTNAALIPKKIDLFRPSRYFAWAVHVDGLRERHDASVCKEGVFDQAVDAIRMCRERGFRVTTNTTVFNTDTPQTVIEVLDYLNDELRVDQMMISPAYAYEKAPDQDHFLGVQETRALFRKTFADGRRERWRFNHSPLFLDFLEGKVDFPCTAWAIPSYSLKGWQRPCYLMDDGYTATYQELLDTTDWDSYGRGRDERCANCMAHCGYEPTAVFATMGSLKESLRAMRSI, via the coding sequence CTGTTCGCCTGCAACCTGGCGTGCGCGGGCTGCGGGAAGATCCAGCATCCGGCGGACGTGCTCAAGCAGCGGATGCCGGTCGAGCAGGCGGTCGCGGCGGTCCGCGAGTGCGGCGCGCCGATGGTGTCGATCGCGGGCGGCGAGCCGCTGATGCATCCGCGGATCGGCGAGCTGGTCGCCGAGCTCGTGCGGATGAAGCGGTACGTGTTCCTGTGCACGAACGCCGCGCTGATCCCCAAGAAGATCGACCTGTTCCGGCCGTCGCGCTACTTCGCCTGGGCGGTGCACGTCGACGGGCTGCGCGAGCGTCACGACGCGTCGGTCTGCAAGGAGGGCGTCTTCGACCAGGCGGTGGACGCGATCAGGATGTGCCGGGAGCGGGGGTTCCGGGTCACGACGAACACGACCGTGTTCAACACCGACACCCCGCAGACCGTCATCGAGGTGCTCGACTACCTGAACGACGAGCTCCGCGTCGACCAGATGATGATCTCGCCCGCGTACGCCTACGAGAAGGCCCCCGACCAGGACCACTTCCTCGGCGTGCAGGAGACCCGCGCCCTGTTCCGCAAGACGTTCGCCGACGGGCGCCGCGAGCGGTGGCGGTTCAACCACTCGCCGCTGTTCCTGGACTTCCTGGAGGGGAAGGTCGACTTCCCCTGCACGGCGTGGGCCATCCCGTCGTACTCGCTGAAGGGGTGGCAGCGGCCCTGCTACCTGATGGACGACGGCTACACCGCGACCTACCAGGAGCTCCTCGACACCACCGACTGGGACTCCTACGGGCGCGGACGCGACGAGCGGTGCGCGAACTGCATGGCGCACTGCGGCTACGAGCCCACCGCCGTGTTCGCGACCATGGGCTCGCTCAAGGAGTCGCTGCGCGCCATGCGGAGCATCTGA
- the edd gene encoding phosphogluconate dehydratase, with the protein MALHPVLAAVTRRVVERSAGPRGAYLKRIGEARSQGPVRGGMGCANLAHGFAACGVQDKLWLRGDATPNIAIVSAYNDMLSAHQPLHEYPDLLKSAIRAGGGTAQFAGGVPAMCDGITQGRAGMELSLFSRDVVAMATAVALSHDMFDGALLLGVCDKIVPGLVIGALSFGHLPAILVPAGPMASGLPNGEKAKVRKRYAAGEIGREQLLAAEAASYHSPGTCTFYGTANSNQLLMEVMGLHLPGASFVPPGTKLRDGLTEAAGRRVLKLTDLGDGYTPIGELLDERAFVNGVVALLATGGSTNHTLHLVAMAAAAGIELTWDDFDELSKVTPLLTRLYPNGTADVNHFHAAGGTAFLIGELIDAGLLHEDARTVGGDTLAAYRNVPELVGGKVEWREGPGVSGDTDVLRPAAEPFDTHGGLHTVRGNLGRAVVKVSAVRPEHRTIEAPARVFDSQEALQEAFAAGELDRDVVAVVRNQGPRANGMPELHRLTPPLSVLQDRGYRVALVTDGRMSGASGAVPAAIHVSPEAAAGGPLARVRDGDVVRLDADAGVLKVLVPDEEFAAREPAQGPPDQTFGTGRELFQAFRHVVGPAERGAGVFSS; encoded by the coding sequence ATGGCTTTGCATCCCGTGCTGGCGGCAGTGACCCGGCGCGTCGTCGAGCGGAGCGCCGGACCCCGCGGCGCGTACCTGAAGCGGATCGGGGAGGCCCGGTCGCAGGGCCCGGTGCGCGGCGGGATGGGGTGCGCGAACCTCGCGCACGGCTTCGCCGCCTGCGGCGTCCAGGACAAGCTGTGGCTGCGCGGCGACGCCACGCCGAACATCGCGATCGTGTCGGCGTACAACGACATGCTGTCCGCGCACCAGCCGCTCCACGAGTACCCCGACCTCCTGAAGTCCGCGATCCGCGCGGGGGGCGGCACGGCGCAGTTCGCCGGGGGCGTCCCCGCCATGTGCGACGGCATCACGCAGGGCCGGGCGGGCATGGAGCTGTCGCTGTTCAGCCGGGACGTGGTGGCGATGGCGACGGCCGTGGCGCTGTCGCACGACATGTTCGACGGCGCGCTGCTGCTCGGCGTGTGCGACAAGATCGTGCCGGGGCTGGTGATCGGGGCCCTGTCGTTCGGGCACCTGCCGGCGATCCTCGTGCCCGCCGGGCCGATGGCCTCCGGGCTGCCGAACGGCGAGAAGGCCAAGGTCCGCAAGCGGTACGCGGCCGGGGAGATCGGGCGCGAGCAGCTGCTCGCCGCCGAGGCCGCGTCCTACCACTCGCCCGGCACCTGCACCTTCTACGGGACGGCCAACTCCAACCAGCTGCTCATGGAGGTCATGGGGCTGCACCTGCCGGGCGCCAGCTTCGTCCCGCCGGGCACGAAGCTGCGCGACGGCCTCACCGAGGCCGCGGGCAGGCGCGTCCTCAAGCTCACCGACCTGGGCGACGGCTACACCCCGATCGGGGAGCTGCTCGACGAGCGCGCGTTCGTCAACGGCGTCGTCGCGCTGCTCGCGACGGGCGGCTCGACCAACCACACGCTGCACCTGGTGGCCATGGCCGCCGCCGCGGGCATCGAGCTGACCTGGGACGACTTCGACGAGCTGTCCAAGGTCACGCCGCTGCTCACCCGCTTGTACCCGAACGGGACCGCCGATGTGAACCACTTCCACGCGGCGGGCGGCACCGCGTTCCTCATCGGCGAGCTGATCGACGCCGGGCTCCTGCACGAGGACGCGCGGACGGTCGGCGGCGACACCCTCGCGGCCTACCGGAACGTCCCGGAGCTCGTCGGCGGCAAAGTCGAGTGGCGGGAGGGGCCCGGGGTGTCCGGCGACACCGACGTCCTGCGCCCGGCCGCCGAGCCGTTCGACACGCACGGCGGCCTGCACACCGTGCGCGGCAATCTCGGGCGGGCGGTCGTCAAGGTGTCGGCGGTCAGGCCGGAGCACCGGACGATCGAGGCCCCCGCCCGGGTCTTCGACTCGCAGGAGGCGCTCCAGGAGGCGTTCGCCGCCGGGGAGCTGGACCGGGACGTGGTGGCGGTCGTCCGCAATCAGGGGCCGCGCGCGAACGGGATGCCGGAGCTGCACCGGCTCACCCCGCCGCTGTCGGTGCTCCAGGACCGGGGCTACCGCGTCGCGCTGGTGACCGACGGCCGCATGTCGGGCGCCTCCGGGGCGGTGCCCGCCGCGATCCACGTGTCGCCGGAGGCCGCGGCCGGCGGGCCGCTCGCCCGCGTCCGCGACGGCGACGTGGTCCGGCTCGACGCCGACGCCGGCGTGCTGAAGGTGCTCGTTCCGGACGAGGAGTTCGCCGCCCGCGAGCCCGCCCAGGGGCCGCCCGACCAGACCTTCGGCACGGGGCGGGAGCTGTTCCAGGCGTTCCGCCACGTCGTGGGCCCGGCCGAACGGGGTGCGGGGGTCTTCTCTTCATGA
- the eda gene encoding bifunctional 4-hydroxy-2-oxoglutarate aldolase/2-dehydro-3-deoxy-phosphogluconate aldolase encodes MIAEDLFDLAPVIPVVVLDDAEAAVPLARALVEGGLPVIEVTLRTPSALAAIARIAAEVPDAVVGAGTVVRPEDAERSAAAGARFLVSPGCTSRLQAAMVATGLPFLPGVATASEAIALLEGGITAMKFFPAEAAGGAAYLKALGGPLPQIRFCPTGGIGLGNAAEYLALGNVGCVGGSWLTPADAVREGDWDRVRKLASEAAALRTG; translated from the coding sequence ATGATCGCCGAAGACCTGTTCGACCTCGCGCCCGTCATCCCCGTGGTGGTGCTGGACGACGCCGAGGCCGCCGTCCCGCTGGCCCGCGCCCTGGTGGAGGGCGGCCTCCCGGTGATCGAGGTGACGCTGCGCACCCCGTCCGCGCTGGCCGCGATCGCGCGGATCGCCGCAGAGGTCCCGGACGCCGTGGTGGGCGCGGGGACCGTCGTGCGCCCCGAGGACGCCGAGCGCTCGGCGGCCGCCGGGGCGAGGTTCCTCGTCAGCCCCGGCTGCACGTCCCGCCTCCAGGCGGCGATGGTCGCGACGGGCCTGCCGTTCCTGCCGGGCGTCGCGACCGCCTCCGAGGCGATCGCCCTCCTGGAGGGCGGGATCACGGCGATGAAGTTCTTCCCGGCCGAGGCGGCGGGCGGCGCCGCCTACCTGAAGGCGCTCGGCGGGCCGCTGCCGCAGATCAGGTTCTGCCCGACGGGCGGGATCGGCCTGGGCAACGCCGCCGAGTACCTCGCGCTCGGCAACGTCGGCTGCGTCGGCGGTTCCTGGCTCACCCCCGCGGACGCCGTCCGCGAGGGCGACTGGGACCGCGTCCGCAAGCTCGCCTCCGAGGCGGCGGCGCTCCGCACGGGGTGA
- a CDS encoding PPOX class F420-dependent oxidoreductase, with protein sequence MDTTSTLEKLRKQRTVLLTSYRRDGTPVGTPVNVVVRGDRVYFRTYDKAFKARRLARNPEVELAPSTFRGRVTGPEARGRVRLLTEQEARPIRRMLARKHPLLQGLAVPLAHKLKGYRTLHYELTLHGG encoded by the coding sequence ATGGACACCACATCGACGCTTGAGAAGCTGAGGAAGCAGCGCACCGTCCTGCTGACGAGCTACCGCAGGGACGGGACGCCGGTCGGGACGCCCGTGAACGTCGTCGTGCGCGGCGACCGCGTCTACTTCCGCACCTACGACAAGGCGTTCAAGGCCAGGCGGCTGGCGCGCAACCCGGAGGTGGAGCTCGCGCCGAGCACCTTCCGGGGCCGGGTGACCGGCCCGGAGGCCCGCGGCCGCGTCCGCCTGCTCACCGAGCAGGAGGCGCGGCCGATCCGCCGGATGCTCGCCCGCAAGCACCCGCTCCTGCAGGGGCTCGCGGTGCCGCTGGCGCACAAGCTGAAGGGCTACCGGACGCTGCACTACGAGCTCACCCTCCACGGGGGCTGA
- a CDS encoding bifunctional phosphatase PAP2/O-acyltransferase family protein, whose product MGTQEAVAAQDTVFTPGATGTRLRARNELLLGLALFALYSVVTMLPEQAREAAARGHGESLYALERALHLDVEPVLNGWLANQPVLRVLANYEYAITYVASALALLVWLFLRHPERYRTARNAFVMLNLAGLACFALYPVMPPRLMPADLGFVDTVTNGRTWGSWGSPLVKHADEFAAVPSLHMAWTLWVGVELARVKAKRWVQGLNTVHILVTLYVILATANHYLLDALAAVPFVVVPVYLAERFAKPSAPRVQGPDAFFLAVETPEAPQHPGGVIMLDTSRGDVGRADLVRVIEERLDGLPRFRQRLVHRGRWRRPVWRDLDRVDWEWHVTEKRVEGMAGLRAEVARLQSEALPLDRPPWRMVVLTGAEPGRTAVVYMMHHVVADGVGIVAQAVYLMEPPPEPVAGPPRAPLRKAVATVVGLGQLATAVGRPEPLPASGTCERRFGTMVLPLGTVRDVARRHGARVTDVVLCAVAGALNRSVSEEDGRPGTCRVAVPLMMRPPGSAMVGNHTTAVMVDLPIGKMAEPDRLALIARRSRVLRSGTRAQAAWFVMWQAGRLMPPPLHARFARMSYSGRFLQGTVSSLPGPDRLLRLCGAPLTAVYPIVPLAPGTPLAIAGLGVHRDLCFGLSVDPGLADDADALMDAVRDVFEELRKDPV is encoded by the coding sequence ATGGGCACACAAGAAGCGGTCGCCGCGCAGGACACGGTCTTCACCCCGGGCGCCACGGGCACGAGGCTCCGCGCCAGGAACGAGCTCTTGCTCGGCCTGGCGCTGTTCGCGCTCTACTCCGTGGTGACGATGCTGCCCGAGCAGGCGAGGGAGGCGGCGGCCCGCGGGCACGGGGAGTCGCTGTACGCGCTGGAGCGCGCCCTGCACCTCGACGTGGAGCCCGTCCTCAACGGCTGGCTGGCGAACCAGCCCGTCCTGCGGGTCCTGGCCAACTACGAGTACGCCATCACCTATGTCGCCAGCGCGCTCGCCCTGCTGGTCTGGCTGTTCCTGCGCCACCCCGAGCGCTACCGCACGGCCCGCAACGCCTTCGTCATGCTCAACCTGGCCGGCCTGGCGTGCTTCGCGCTGTACCCCGTCATGCCGCCCCGGCTGATGCCCGCCGACCTCGGCTTCGTCGACACCGTCACCAACGGCCGCACATGGGGGTCCTGGGGGTCCCCGCTGGTGAAGCACGCCGACGAGTTCGCCGCCGTCCCGTCCCTGCACATGGCCTGGACGCTGTGGGTCGGCGTCGAACTCGCGCGCGTGAAGGCCAAGCGCTGGGTGCAGGGGCTGAACACCGTGCACATCCTGGTCACCCTCTACGTCATCCTGGCGACCGCGAACCACTACCTTCTCGACGCCCTGGCCGCCGTGCCGTTCGTCGTCGTGCCGGTCTACCTCGCCGAGCGCTTCGCGAAGCCGTCCGCGCCGCGCGTCCAGGGGCCGGACGCGTTCTTCCTCGCGGTCGAGACGCCCGAGGCGCCGCAGCATCCCGGCGGCGTCATCATGCTCGACACCTCGCGGGGGGACGTCGGCCGCGCCGACCTGGTCCGGGTGATCGAGGAGCGCCTCGACGGGCTGCCCCGTTTCCGGCAGCGGCTCGTCCACCGGGGCCGCTGGCGCCGCCCCGTCTGGCGCGACCTCGACCGGGTCGACTGGGAGTGGCACGTCACCGAGAAGCGGGTCGAGGGGATGGCCGGGCTGCGCGCCGAGGTGGCCAGGCTCCAGTCCGAGGCCCTGCCGCTGGACCGGCCGCCCTGGCGGATGGTCGTGCTGACGGGCGCCGAGCCCGGCCGTACGGCGGTCGTCTACATGATGCACCACGTGGTCGCCGACGGCGTCGGCATCGTGGCGCAGGCCGTCTACCTGATGGAGCCGCCGCCCGAGCCGGTCGCCGGGCCTCCCCGGGCGCCGCTGCGCAAGGCGGTGGCCACCGTGGTCGGGCTCGGGCAGCTCGCCACCGCCGTCGGCAGGCCGGAGCCGCTGCCCGCCTCCGGGACGTGCGAGCGCCGGTTCGGCACCATGGTCCTCCCGCTCGGCACGGTCCGGGACGTGGCGCGCCGCCACGGCGCCCGCGTCACCGACGTCGTGCTGTGCGCGGTCGCGGGGGCCCTGAACCGGAGCGTCAGCGAGGAGGACGGCCGGCCCGGCACGTGTCGCGTCGCGGTCCCGCTGATGATGCGGCCGCCGGGCAGCGCGATGGTGGGCAACCACACCACCGCGGTGATGGTCGACCTGCCGATCGGGAAGATGGCCGAGCCCGACCGGCTCGCACTGATCGCCAGGCGCAGCCGGGTGCTGCGGTCCGGGACGCGGGCGCAGGCGGCGTGGTTCGTGATGTGGCAGGCCGGACGGCTGATGCCGCCCCCGCTGCACGCCCGCTTCGCGCGCATGTCCTACAGCGGCCGGTTCCTCCAGGGCACCGTGTCGAGCCTTCCGGGGCCCGACCGGCTCCTGCGGCTGTGCGGCGCCCCGCTCACCGCCGTCTACCCGATCGTCCCGCTCGCCCCCGGCACGCCCCTCGCGATCGCCGGGCTGGGCGTCCACCGCGACCTGTGCTTCGGCCTCTCCGTCGACCCCGGTCTGGCGGACGACGCCGACGCGCTGATGGACGCCGTCCGCGACGTCTTCGAGGAGCTGCGGAAAGACCCGGTGTGA
- the glk gene encoding glucokinase, whose translation MRSAEWLVADVGGTNARFALVDGPDGALSEVRALPTRDYPGLAEAAAAYLDAVGARPVAACLAVAGPVMNGTFHLTNAGWPKGDPEAVRAHLGLAHLDVINDFEALALALPHLAGDDLVPIGRGHADPGAPLAVVGPGTGLGVAGLVRTPSGFVPLPGEGGHVDVPAATDRELVVARLLRAEKGAASAEYLLSGAGLARIRRYLAAIDGRPALDLTPRQISEDRDDPLSREAVEMFCALLGSHAGNVALTLGARGGVYLGGGILPRIADVLRGSAFRARFEGKPPVEDYMRAIPTSLIVHPGPALVGAAARLAQSLPDLEPA comes from the coding sequence ATGAGAAGCGCTGAGTGGCTGGTCGCGGACGTGGGCGGGACCAATGCCCGGTTCGCGCTGGTCGACGGCCCGGACGGCGCGCTGTCGGAGGTCAGGGCGCTGCCGACCCGCGACTACCCGGGGCTGGCGGAGGCGGCGGCCGCCTACCTCGACGCGGTCGGCGCGCGCCCGGTGGCGGCGTGCCTGGCCGTGGCGGGCCCCGTCATGAATGGCACGTTCCATCTGACCAACGCCGGCTGGCCCAAGGGCGACCCGGAGGCGGTGCGGGCCCATCTCGGCCTGGCGCATCTTGACGTCATCAACGACTTCGAGGCGCTCGCCCTGGCCCTGCCGCACCTCGCCGGCGACGACCTCGTGCCCATCGGGCGCGGCCATGCGGACCCCGGCGCGCCGCTCGCGGTGGTCGGGCCCGGCACGGGCCTCGGCGTCGCCGGGCTCGTCCGGACGCCGTCGGGCTTCGTGCCGCTGCCCGGCGAGGGCGGCCACGTCGACGTCCCGGCCGCGACCGACCGCGAGCTGGTGGTGGCGCGGCTGCTGCGCGCCGAGAAGGGCGCGGCCTCCGCCGAGTACCTGCTGTCGGGGGCGGGCCTGGCCCGCATCCGCCGGTACCTCGCCGCGATCGACGGCCGGCCCGCGCTGGACCTGACCCCGCGGCAGATCAGCGAGGACCGCGACGACCCCCTGAGCCGCGAGGCCGTGGAGATGTTCTGCGCGCTGCTCGGGTCGCACGCGGGCAACGTCGCCCTCACGCTCGGCGCGCGGGGCGGCGTCTATCTCGGCGGCGGGATCCTGCCGCGGATCGCGGACGTGCTGCGGGGCAGCGCGTTCCGGGCCCGCTTCGAGGGGAAGCCTCCCGTCGAGGACTACATGCGCGCCATCCCGACCTCACTCATCGTCCATCCCGGCCCGGCCCTCGTCGGCGCCGCCGCCCGGCTCGCGCAGAGCCTGCCCGACCTGGAGCCCGCATGA
- a CDS encoding DUF1707 SHOCT-like domain-containing protein, with amino-acid sequence MVSHDEIRVGDAERDAVMVALHDHFAEGRLDRIELDERLESVLAARTRGDLRALVRDLPSPTGLPEPVQDRHRQMVPHHRHMAHRHRHGPVFPVFPLLFAAFLVLAFTAGPGTGFLVVLQIALAVWVVRAVLLAFGIRRARRHVPGP; translated from the coding sequence ATGGTTTCGCACGACGAGATCCGCGTCGGCGACGCCGAGCGCGACGCCGTCATGGTCGCCCTGCACGACCACTTCGCCGAGGGAAGGCTCGACCGGATCGAGCTCGACGAGCGGCTGGAGTCGGTCCTGGCCGCCAGGACGCGCGGTGACCTGCGCGCCCTCGTCCGGGACCTGCCGTCCCCGACCGGGCTGCCCGAGCCCGTGCAGGACCGTCACCGGCAGATGGTCCCTCACCACCGGCACATGGCCCACCGCCACCGGCACGGGCCGGTCTTCCCGGTCTTCCCGCTCCTGTTCGCGGCGTTCCTGGTGCTCGCCTTCACGGCCGGTCCCGGCACCGGGTTCCTCGTCGTCCTGCAGATCGCGCTGGCCGTCTGGGTCGTGCGCGCGGTCCTGCTGGCGTTCGGGATCCGCCGGGCCCGCCGCCACGTCCCCGGCCCCTGA
- a CDS encoding PadR family transcriptional regulator encodes MGHTHGRGPWARGDFPNFGALFGGGPGPWGPPGGFGHGPGPRPPWARGRGGPWGRGAKARKGNVRAAILVLLAEEPRNGYQIIQEINERSDGAWKPSPGAVYPALQQLADEGLIAGDESGGRRTFHLTGEGRAHVEENAERLAEPWAEMTPEFGEGVPELFKQAAQTGAAVMQIVHSGSPEQVAQARDVLSEARRGLYRILADDPDGPGPTARDTEE; translated from the coding sequence ATGGGGCACACGCACGGCCGCGGACCCTGGGCCCGCGGCGACTTCCCGAACTTCGGCGCCCTGTTCGGCGGCGGGCCGGGGCCCTGGGGCCCGCCCGGCGGATTCGGCCACGGACCCGGTCCGCGGCCGCCGTGGGCGCGGGGGCGCGGCGGTCCGTGGGGCCGGGGCGCCAAGGCCCGCAAGGGCAACGTCAGGGCGGCGATCCTCGTCCTGCTGGCCGAGGAGCCGCGCAACGGCTACCAGATCATCCAGGAGATCAACGAGCGCAGCGACGGGGCCTGGAAGCCGAGCCCCGGCGCGGTCTACCCGGCGCTGCAGCAGCTCGCGGACGAGGGGCTGATCGCGGGCGACGAGTCCGGCGGCCGCCGGACCTTCCACCTCACCGGCGAGGGCCGCGCCCACGTGGAGGAGAACGCCGAGCGCCTGGCCGAGCCGTGGGCGGAGATGACGCCCGAGTTCGGCGAGGGCGTCCCGGAGCTGTTCAAGCAGGCCGCGCAGACCGGGGCCGCGGTGATGCAGATCGTCCATTCCGGCTCGCCCGAGCAGGTCGCCCAGGCACGGGACGTCCTGTCGGAGGCCCGCCGCGGCCTGTACCGCATCCTGGCCGACGACCCGGACGGCCCGGGGCCGACGGCCCGCGACACCGAGGAGTGA